From one Anoplolepis gracilipes chromosome 8, ASM4749672v1, whole genome shotgun sequence genomic stretch:
- the LOC140668362 gene encoding ubiquitin carboxyl-terminal hydrolase MINDY-3 homolog has translation MAENVTAGDDELLKNIKTLLWGSTVKEDIFKRWAQGFYFSIDEPTALVQREGGPCAVIASVQAFILKQLLLESDVVTWKTIQAKKCDQLLVKAMIEIINQAVNVRDPKYSIVYANDSNDFVSGKESSDSKEPAINSAQDTSETNQISETQVTKQTPLESEVFHSQLRIFITRNIEDVEDFFTERIAMLKDQYGVLLLLYTVMCTKGASEICLEMLEPIEPMIDSTYGYGSQNLINLMLTGRAVSHVWDHDQDISGLKLRGIDKQNKVGFLTLLEHLRYCEVGTFLKSPSDPIWVVGSDTHLTVLFSTEKRLVSPETPAEQARRIFKRFDPEGNNFIAANQLQNVMAELGLVADAEYVNIIRRKLDNENLGIILLALFMDEFFPEEPCMCPDTFVLYHYNGLPRSNPENRVKYHMGQAVLLECTVKCIMDSNPMLTVLQTKWPRIEIQWDIGRNPSLN, from the exons ATGGCCGAAAATGTCACCGCAGGCGACGACGAGCTCCtgaaaaacattaaaacgCTCCTCTGGGGTTCGACCGTCAAGGAGGACATTTTCAAGCGATGGGCGCAAG GCTTTTACTTCAGTATAGATGAACCTACCGCACTTGTACAGAGAGAAGGAGGGCCTTGCGCCGTGATAGCCTCGGTTCAAGCATTTATCTTGAAGCAGTTACTATTGGAAAGTGATGTCGTAACTTGGAAGACTATTCAGGCCAAGAAGTGTGATCAATTACTTGTAAAGGCTatgattgaaattataaatcaagcCGTCAACGTTCGGGATCCCAAGTATTCGATAGTATACGCCAATGATTCCAATGACTTTGTATCTGGTAAAGAAAGCTCCGATTCCAAAGAGCCCGCGATAAATTCAGCTCAAGATACTAGCGAAACTAATCAAATTAGTGAAACACAGGTTACAAAACAAACCCCATTGGAATCGGAAGTTTTTCATTCTCAATTAAG gatatttattacaagaaatatCGAAGATGTGGAGGATTTTTTCACAGAACGAATTGCAATGTTGAAAGATCAATATGGTGTATTGCTGTTACTTTACACTGTAATGTGTACAAAAGGAGCTTCGGAAATATGCCTGGAAATGTTGGAGCCCATAGAACCCATGATTGACTCCACCTATGGATACGGAAgtcaaaatttaatcaatttaatgcTCACTGGTCGAGCAGTCAGTCACGTTTGGGATCACGATCAGGATATTAGTGGATTAA aattaCGTGGGAtagataaacaaaataaagtaGGATTCTTGACTCTGTTGGAACACTTACGTTACTGTGAAGTGGGAACATTTCTAAAGTCACCGTCGGATCCAATTTGGGTGGTGGGATCGGATACGCATTTAACTGTGCTCTTCTCCACAGAGAAGCGATTAGTGAGCCCGGAAACACCGGCGGAACAGGCCCGAAGGATTTTTAAACGCTTCGATCCGGAAGGAAATAACTTCATCGCGGCAAATCAACTGCAGAATGTAATGGCGGAATTAGGGCTAGTAGCTGATGCAGAATA TGTCAATATCATAAGAAGGAAACTGGATAATGAAAATCTAGGAATAATACTTCTCGCACTGTTTATGGATGAATTTTTCCCCGAGGAACCATGCATGTGTCCAGACACATTCGTTTTGTATCACTACAATGGTCTGCCACGTAGCAATCCGGAAAATAGAGTGAAGTACCATATGGGACAAGCGGTACTGCTCGAGTGCACTGTGAAGTGTATCATGGATAGCAATCCAATGCTGACAGTCTTGCAAACAAAGTGGCCAAGGATTGAAATACAGTGGGACATAGGACGGAATCCTAgcttaaattag